A genomic window from Fibrobacterota bacterium includes:
- a CDS encoding CotH kinase family protein, protein MSPIHCGRCALLAFSLFSLGCGSSTAVEEEQKKTTPSVVRGPEWVESSHGERPSDTLAAFPISTRTLVIAMPESTWANMQGTLRSVCGSLGGGAPCTGAQVDAAPSVSAWHKGTLAMEGQTWASIGFRFRSNSDLADAWTKGNLRFPFRLTMDKWEDEVPTVKNQRFYGFKKLSLTSLAGDSTLLRHQIASAVYRAQGVPALQGAVVSLRLARGTDTLDLGPYALREVPDGPILSRWFVDGSGNQYEPSSKLGAYVKSEFSEGENDGAHTEVVAFFAALNSADRTTNPTAWRASLRKVFDVDGFVRWMAVSQALGDNGSYGREAENYGLYGISGKLHWMALDLDKTFPAGPSRTRSVWYPGTAGSWPLVEKVLADSTLCEDYVKQLRTLTTSGDASAEKLGGHIRRFVLSSNPTVDPKLAPLFEFAAPRAVVVDSSLTSHPCPRKE, encoded by the coding sequence ATGAGCCCAATCCATTGCGGAAGGTGTGCCCTTCTCGCGTTTTCTCTTTTCTCCCTTGGATGTGGAAGCTCCACCGCGGTGGAGGAGGAGCAGAAGAAAACGACTCCCTCCGTGGTTCGCGGGCCGGAATGGGTGGAATCATCCCATGGCGAACGGCCATCGGACACTCTCGCCGCCTTCCCGATCTCCACTCGCACCTTGGTCATCGCCATGCCGGAATCCACCTGGGCGAACATGCAAGGAACCTTGCGCTCGGTCTGTGGTTCGTTGGGCGGAGGCGCCCCTTGTACCGGAGCACAGGTCGATGCGGCCCCCAGCGTGAGCGCCTGGCACAAGGGAACCCTGGCCATGGAGGGGCAAACGTGGGCTTCCATCGGATTTCGGTTTCGGTCCAATTCCGACCTGGCCGATGCTTGGACCAAGGGGAATCTTCGCTTCCCCTTCCGTTTGACCATGGACAAATGGGAGGATGAGGTTCCCACAGTCAAAAATCAACGTTTCTACGGCTTCAAGAAGCTTTCTCTCACGAGCCTGGCCGGCGATTCCACCCTGCTGCGCCACCAGATCGCTTCGGCGGTCTATCGTGCTCAAGGAGTTCCGGCCCTGCAGGGTGCGGTGGTCAGTCTCCGTCTTGCCCGGGGAACGGATACGCTCGACCTCGGGCCGTACGCGTTGCGGGAAGTTCCGGATGGCCCGATTTTGTCGCGGTGGTTCGTCGACGGATCGGGGAACCAATACGAGCCCAGTTCCAAATTGGGTGCATACGTGAAAAGCGAGTTTTCCGAGGGGGAGAACGACGGCGCCCACACCGAAGTGGTGGCGTTTTTCGCCGCTCTCAACTCCGCCGACCGCACCACCAATCCCACCGCCTGGCGCGCTTCGCTGCGCAAGGTGTTCGATGTCGACGGATTCGTGCGTTGGATGGCGGTCTCCCAGGCGCTTGGAGACAATGGATCCTATGGGCGGGAAGCCGAAAACTACGGCCTTTACGGCATTTCAGGCAAACTCCACTGGATGGCGTTGGACCTGGACAAGACCTTTCCCGCCGGTCCATCCCGGACGCGGAGCGTATGGTATCCGGGAACTGCGGGATCCTGGCCGCTGGTGGAAAAGGTTCTGGCGGATTCGACTCTGTGCGAGGATTACGTCAAGCAGCTCCGGACGTTGACAACTTCTGGCGACGCCTCCGCGGAAAAACTGGGTGGACACATACGGCGTTTCGTGCTGTCCTCCAATCCCACCGTGGACCCGAAGCTGGCTCCTCTGTTCGAGTTCGCCGCCCCGCGCGCGGTCGTGGTGGATTCCTCCCTGACCAGCCACCCCTGCCCGCGGAAGGAGTGA
- a CDS encoding SUMF1/EgtB/PvdO family nonheme iron enzyme, protein MKTTLLALALCTAVSAAPFSFTGMVVDESGMPLGGVEVSMHGVTGSVTSGSQGEFVLAGEGNSVSVRPAARLSGLRMSVFSNTVEWADAGSESTLDVFRTNGTVVGRNIPFVAGRATLPAHAGMALILRVKRNGAVVADLQGAGTGALRQLASVGILHLKKAGFLSDTLSVDALTKTGIVKMLVASDPWIPTVLTKSGKMVKIVAAGKTFAMGDNAVWDEFDNPESPRHSVQFTRDFWMDTTEVTQGQYESVMRASYPGYTGSIDWKSLFGIGANFPAYGVTAGGAILYCNALSKMEGLDTAYIYTARDGESSHTSLAGAVVDISKSGYRLPTEAEWEYAARAGTTTEFPWGPMSLQVATIADQMNANTIWQGNAYDVGDASPDYGTHTVASKLPNAYGLYDMLGSQSEWCWDDHKFEGYKAGQAIDPYTAPDPEMATAEHQSLAKRGGHWANSPNYLRASNRTFEARVYFSYNEGFRTVRSVVP, encoded by the coding sequence ATGAAAACCACTCTCCTTGCTCTCGCTCTTTGCACGGCCGTTTCGGCAGCGCCCTTCTCCTTCACTGGAATGGTTGTGGACGAATCAGGTATGCCACTGGGCGGTGTGGAGGTCTCCATGCACGGGGTGACGGGATCCGTCACCTCGGGAAGCCAAGGGGAGTTTGTGCTGGCCGGGGAAGGCAACAGCGTTTCGGTGAGACCCGCCGCCCGTCTTTCCGGATTGCGGATGTCGGTGTTCTCCAACACGGTGGAATGGGCCGATGCGGGATCGGAATCCACGCTGGACGTTTTCCGGACCAACGGGACGGTGGTGGGACGGAACATCCCCTTTGTCGCGGGACGGGCGACTCTTCCGGCGCATGCGGGGATGGCATTGATCCTGCGTGTGAAGCGAAACGGGGCGGTGGTCGCCGATCTGCAGGGCGCGGGCACGGGAGCGTTGCGCCAGCTCGCTTCGGTCGGAATCCTGCACTTGAAAAAGGCCGGATTCCTTTCCGATACGCTTTCCGTCGACGCCTTGACCAAGACGGGAATCGTCAAGATGCTTGTCGCCTCCGATCCGTGGATCCCGACCGTGCTGACAAAATCAGGGAAGATGGTCAAGATCGTGGCGGCCGGAAAAACCTTCGCCATGGGCGACAATGCGGTCTGGGACGAATTCGACAATCCCGAATCGCCTCGGCATTCGGTCCAGTTCACCCGCGACTTCTGGATGGACACGACGGAAGTCACCCAGGGCCAATACGAAAGCGTCATGCGCGCGAGCTATCCGGGTTACACGGGAAGCATCGACTGGAAATCCCTCTTCGGAATCGGCGCGAACTTTCCGGCCTACGGCGTCACCGCGGGTGGAGCGATCCTCTACTGCAACGCTCTCAGCAAGATGGAAGGTTTGGATACCGCCTATATCTACACCGCTCGCGATGGGGAATCGTCCCATACTTCCTTGGCAGGGGCGGTGGTGGATATTTCCAAGTCCGGATACCGACTTCCCACGGAAGCGGAATGGGAATATGCCGCGCGTGCAGGCACCACCACGGAATTTCCCTGGGGCCCGATGTCCCTGCAAGTCGCGACCATCGCCGATCAGATGAACGCGAACACCATCTGGCAGGGCAACGCCTACGATGTGGGTGATGCCTCCCCGGACTACGGCACCCACACGGTGGCCAGCAAGCTTCCCAACGCCTACGGTCTGTACGACATGTTGGGCAGCCAGTCCGAATGGTGCTGGGACGATCACAAATTCGAAGGCTACAAGGCCGGACAGGCGATCGATCCGTACACGGCGCCGGATCCGGAAATGGCGACCGCCGAACATCAGAGCCTGGCCAAGCGAGGAGGCCACTGGGCCAATTCGCCCAACTACCTGAGGGCCTCCAACCGCACGTTCGAGGCGAGGGTTTACTTCTCCTACAACGAGGGATTCCGCACCGTGCGCAGCGTGGTGCCCTAG